The window CTTTGTAATAGGCATGACCAGTGTGTAGCTTCCTGGCATAGCCACAGATGAAGCAAGTGCTTCTgcactcctcttcatcatcaacaGGAAAACAGGGAAACGTTGGTCCAGTTAAGATTGTCTGTCACTCAGTGGAATGTACCTCATCAACAGATGAACTATAAACATGTAGCAGATCTCACATACCTTGTGTTGCAGGGGCCTCATTTGTAGTGGTGGCAGCAGCATCATTAGAAGCAGCATGATCATAATAGTCACCGGCAGCATCGTAATaatcatcagcagcatcatcgtcaccatcagcagcagcaacagtagTAGCAGCATGATAATAATCGTCACCAGCAGCATCAGCTTCAccatcagcagcttcatcatcatcatcagcagcaggagcaggagcaggagcagcagactctacatgagcacagaaattaaattaatttacgAATTAGTCATTTGTAAATGAATTTTTAAACCTTCTAATTGCTACTCACCTTGTGCTGGGGGCCCCAAATGCCTCCGCTTTTTAATGGTTTGCCTGGCTGGTTCATCCATCGCTGTAACCTGGAAAGTGAAAACCTGTCAGACCACCATCAACCTTTGaacctaacaaaaaaaaactccacatttttcctgctccctccctcccaccccctccctttgtggtgatagaggagccGTAAAGGTGCGAAACACCGATTTTaaacaagggggggggggattaatCCATCTCCTGTGCACTCGTTTGGTGTCATCACCTTTTCTTGAAACAATGAGGTGTTTAGGGTCCCTGTGGAgcttttagtgtttgttttttttagctctcCATCAGTTGTCTCTTCTTGCACTTGTCCATGATTTTGATCTTACTGACAGACAAACCCAAATACACAGAAGGAAGACATGTAATTGCtcagaatattttaataaaaataaagcagaatatcaaaatgtgcaaaaaacGTAAGGTGAGAGTAACAGCAGTTTCTCTGCCCCTGTAAATGCTGCCATATCCAAGCTctgatttgtgtatttgttgagtttctgtttttttaatcactgtaaTAAATGATTGTTTCCATAATAAACCTGAGGAGTAAAACAGCGTCTTCAGGCTCCATAACACAGCGTTAGTGGAGCTCTACTACCCCCTAGTGGTGACTTGGCTGCACAGAAACCAACAGTGTCCTGCAAAAACatgcagagatctacagcacTACTAACAAAGTTTCTGATTTGTAGGCTGCACGTACTAAAGTCGTAAATCCTCCTACGGCTCTAAAATTCTGTTATTGATTAGTCGGACTGGGGGATTTCTCACctatctgtttctctgtgtttgtgccatTGGGCTGCACTGATATGGTCTGTAAACATAGGAAAATGGCAGCAGGAGCTCTATTATTTCACcgtcacacagatgtgtgtcttCAGAATGAACTGTCAGCTTTTTAAACACGGGTTAAAGTCGCGGCAGCGCGCAGACTTACGTGTACGCGGGTCTCCGTGGTTCCACCGGACCCTGCGCTTTGCTTCATCCCTGCAGGAGAGGCAGACAACAGACATCAAGGCGGAAATACGTCTAATAACATGAAGAAAACAGTCCTGATGCACGTCAATGATTTTAAAGTAAATGTTGCGCTAgcatctatgctaagctaagagTAACCTTAGCTAGTTCTCCCGATAACCCTGCTCTCCAACAGCCACTTACCGTGAGCGTCCGCCATCTTTGTGTTTACAAAGTATTTTACTAAATTCCTGCTCatctaaaaactgaaaaaaggttAAAATTATAGAACAAAGGTGAAGCCGATCTCTCTTCGCTGTTCTTCTGATGAGATCAGAGTGGACACTGTCGTCCACTACGATCCCACctagtggtacaaagtggtattacatggATACGCTTTTAGCATTTTGACTAAAAATAATCTTACAAATTTCACCTTTGAcgtcacagaagaaaaaaaaaatcccatgatgcattttcatgtgtgtgtgtcgccctGAATAAATGTCGAGTGTTTCTAAagaatgtgttttattgatAGCAAAAATGTGTATAATTTACATAAGACTCTACAGTACattaaatatgaaaatgttttcaaaaaGGCAGGTAGATAAGTCGTTTTTATCACAATACACAAGGTCAATAATAAACAGAATAATTATTGGCTCATCAATGCAAACATTGGTCATGGTGCTGCCGGTGGCACATGAAGGACATGCCGGAAATGTGGAGGGGAAGCTTGAGAGTCCTCAGCTGATGTGGCTTGTGGGACGACATTCATTCAGCAGCATCCTCAAAGAAGGCTGAGCCTGAATTTGCCTGTAATCACACAGAACTCTCTTTCCAATTCTGCCTGCCAGGAATCTGGATTCTTGGTTTTAATCCCAAATTTTATATTCACAAAAATGTTTCCAGgtacaaaaataacaataattacaGCACATGATAAGCTCCCACGTcctaaaaaacttttttttccacaaagtaAACATGACTGAACAGCTatacaacagaaaacagaggacAGTAGCTCTTCTCAGGCAGAAAGCTGAAACAATAAGAACGTTTTATCTACAACAacacctgataaaaaaaaaaaaagacatgccGCTCAACAAATATTCCAGTTTTTAGACCAAACGTGCACTCACACAGCGGATCTCTTTATGCAAGTACTCaatctcattttctttcatcCTGAGAAGAACCTGAGAGGAAAAACAATGAAGTTATAGTCTGTGCAGAAACTCTGACTGAAATTACAGCTTCCTCTGTGGGTGACACATCAGTATCATTTGTTTGAAGAGTAAAAACACGACAAAATCTACAAACACTTGTGCACACGCCGATACAAGCACCGTGTCATTCCGTCAACATGGTGCCagtttacaacaacaacactggctCTGGTCCCGTGGTTTAACAGGTCACAGAGGGATCGGTCACcagaaatgtgaaaatgaaaaaaaaagcattttctcCACCTGCTTTAACTTGTCTAGAATATGTGTACAAACATCCTGACACATGAGTCATGCTGAATATTTTTGTACAATGAACACAGATAACACAGTCTGTTATTCTGAGGAACAGAAAAAATGTTGCCCTTTGTACTATGTTTGAACTGCATGTTTACACAAATCAATATATGCTTTCAAAGAAATCAATCTGGCTTTATTTTATACTTATGAGCCTGTATTAAACTCTCTCCACactttctccccccccccaaggaactctgtgcaccagccactttaccccaTGAACTCTCTTGCACCTTAGTTGGCTCATACCAGTCACATATAAGCTGCTAATAAGTCCTTAATTACACAATTtccctggactgtttacatctgTCTTGCACTATTAAGATtttgcattgtgccttcatttttgtgccttgtatttttgtgtgtgcctcatcgtaggtacattttttacactttagtTATATGTTTATTCTTAAGTTGTtatttatatgttatatgttgtggagatgagagtaacgcaatttcgattctctgtatgtccagcacatataaagctgactttgactatAGAGCTGGCAAATTCTCACTCACTGTTTCACATAAACAAACCTGTTCTACATCCACACTAGTAAACTTTTCttttaaatctgttttcagtttcagaaaTAATCCCCTCCCTGCACACGTGACCAATATAATGTGTAACTTATTTAGGTTTAAATAGCTACGAGGGATCAGAGAGGGACACCTCATGACTGACCAGACCAAATTAAGGAAATGAATGTGGGTGTCTGTGTCATTGCCTGTTCAGACCACAGCTCAACCCAGAAGcttgttttaaaagaaaatgttgcATAAATGGAGTAAAGGTTTTTGCATTTCAGCGCATTAAATGTGGATGTTACTCATGCAAAGAACATTTCACACCCTCACCCCACACGAAAGCTGTGGATGTTTAGTTTGCTGAACAAACTGGCACcctcagtttgtgtttgtcagcCAGCAGTTACCTGCAGTTCACAGGGCGTCCTGTCCTTGTCGTCCTCTGAGCCGTGATCTTTGACGTTTGAGCGCATTCGGACAATCTCCTCCGTCAAACGGGCCTTCAAGTCCTGAAGAGAAAGATGTTTTTTGTCTTAATAGTTTTAAATTTGTTGGCATAGGCTGCTGTTTTCCCCCCCTGTccgcacacagacagcagcatatCAGTATCAGATACTGTATGCAGCGTCCCACCTGTCCCTGTTCTACTGACGGTCGATCTGGGACCAGAAATGTATAACATTACACCAACCAGTGCACCATAAAGGAGAACAATCTTTCATCGTGTAGATGAGTTCCGTTTCAACCTTCCTGTTGGTTTGAGAACTTCTTTTAATCTCACCTGGTTCTCTTTCTTCAGCTGCTCCATGTCTCTCTCCATGCGGctgatctccctctctctctcagcgtTACTCTGCTCAGCTCGGTTCAGCTCCAGACACTTCTGAGAGTAGCGTTCAGAGAGTCCGGCCAGCTCTCTCTGCAGGGCCCGAGTGTCTGTCCTGCAGTGAGAGGCAGGTGTTAAGTTTCAAATCCTGCTTGTGAGACCGACAGACGGTGTGACGGGGTGAGTGATACgtctttttttgctgcttttctcaTGCATACAAAACTGTTGAGTTTTAAAAGTTACTGAATCCCTTCTGAAGCTTGTAAAGTATATAGTCTGAAGAGGCtttattaacagaacattctTGGTGTTGTCATGAGTATTTCCTGTTGAGGTTATAAAACATCTCCACTGCGTATAACCAATGACCACAAAAATAAGGAAGAGCATGCGAGTTGAAAAACTGCAGAGCCAGCGACTCAGATAAGCTCTAAAATGCGGGTTCCAGTAGCAGCCGCtcagacagtgtgtgtcaaAGACCTTGTGAagctcacaaaagaaaactAATCCATGACCGAATTCTTCTACATTCCTCAAGTGCCTAACAGGACTCAGCAGCCTCGCTTCAACAAGGAACTCTGGTCTGTTGCGGAGGCTTCAACCTTTTCATTTCACAGAAAAACCCTTTTGTTGCCAACGAGCACAAAGACCTATTCACATAAATTACCACTGCTGGCCCGTACGGACTGACACAAGAGGGCCAAGCTACAACCGAGAATTTATTTTCATGGCTTGCACAAGATACAGAGTTGCAAGCGGGAGAGTTCAAGTGTTACACAAACTCCTTAATGAGTCAGTTTGTTTGGGAGATGTGTATATTTTACATTACTTACTGCTGTTGGGCTTGCAAAGTCTGTGAGTCAAGCATGCCGCTGCTCAGCCTCTTGActttctccacctctctctctagttcctctttgtgttttgtcttcaaAGCCTCCATCACTGAAACACAATAATGGTAACTGCCTCATTAGGACCAGCAGAGAACAGCTCAGGGTTACACTTTTTCAGATATGAATCATTGAGCCAAAGACATTTTTGGATGTTTTTCACTCCTTAGATTCACATTTTCTGTCAGTTCTTCTTTTACAAAACATTTTTCCACACAAATGTTACTAATACTGGATAAATGGGAGCAAGTTGGGCTCAGGAAGCACCTTCAACCTAAAACCTTCCTGTTTTACTAAGCATACAGTGAGTGTTCTTGGGCCTCCAGCTAGAGATATTCTATAAATTTGCAGCTACAGCAGTGACGGTCTGGTCGACTGACCTTGTGCCGTGTCCTGGgactcctccagcagcagccggTCCTTCTCCGCCTCCAGCTCCTTGATGTGGCGTTCGTGCTGCCTCTGCAGCTCTTCCAGTGCCTGCCGATGAGCACGCTCCATGGCTACCAGGCTGCGGCTGCAGGGTGCCTCAGGGCCGCAGCCACCACGCACACCCCTGagtccctgtcctcctcttcccccctgTTGTAGATtctccagctgctgcctcaGTGACGCCACCTGAGAGAAGACATGGATGAAAGTAAAGCCCACTGGGAGACAACGGCTGAACTCAAAGTCTAATGTGATTCTATTGATTAACTGGAGCTCTGTAATGGGGACTGCAAACACAGTGTCACACCAGGAGGCATcacaacatgcagacacaaagcAAACAGGAGCTTCAACAGTATTTTCTGTGTTCCAATCTGAATGTAAATCACTGCTGAAGAGGAAATAAAGTCAGGAAGCAGGAAAGAGAATTAACTCCCCAAGGCTCGTGCTCAGTCCACTGCTGTACACCCTCTTCACCTACGACTGCGTCCCCTCCCAGAGTAACACGTCCATCATCAAGTTTGCTGATGACACAACCGTCATCGAGCTGATCACTGGAGGAGGCAGCCTACAGGCAGGAGGTGGCtcagctggtgtcctggtgccaggaaaataataatctctccttaaacgctgagaagactaaggagatgattattgacccaaggaagaggagagaccagcacGCCCCACTTTACATCAACGAGGCCCAGGTAGAGAGGGTGAAAACCTTCAAGCTCCTCGGTACCAACATCAGTGAGGATCTCACCTGGGCTCACAACACGCGGCAGATCATCAAGAAGGCTCAGCAgagactcttctttctcaggaagctgaggaCATTTGGATTATCCTTCAAACTCCTCAGCAACTTCTACAGATGCACAGTGGAGAGCGTCCTGACAAACTCCACCATGGGTATGGGAACTGCACCGTCcaggacaggaaggctctccagCGTGTCATTAAAACGGCACGATTCATCTGTGAAGCAGCCTTCCGACCTCTACAGGACATCTACAATGCCCGGGTCCCAAAGAGGGCCCACAACATCATCAAAGAccacactcacccacagcacacactgttcacactcctgccgtcagGCAGACGCTTCAGGAGTGTGAAAGCAAGGACTGCACACTAGcatattttgcttattttattttttgtttcttattttttgcttattctttatttttatttattgttactATGCCTAAAATACGTCTATTGTCTTTTATCTTAGTTgtgtacaaagtcatgtgaagggaactcgcaaagtaagaatttcattgctcagtgtaacctctgttgtgcatttgacaataaacttcttgaatcttgaatcacTTCAACTAGACATAATGCTCTAATTCCAAACGACCAGTAGGTGGCAGAAGAGACTAAGAAACAGATAGAATTCCAGTCATACACATCAAAATGTGGCGATCCACTCTCTCATTATGATTTACAAACATCAGCTTTGCGTGGATTAGACTAAaaaccaaaaaggaaaaaaaagaaaaacataacgCCCCCCCCTTACATCGTTTAGGGCCTCTGCATTTAAATGCAGAGGCCCTAAGCAGCCATGGTGCCCCAAAGCTACATGTTCAGCCTCACCTGAGTGGAATTAAAATGAGCTAGTAAGACATTTTTTCAGTGGACAACACCCTGATGCTTCAGAGCTTTACAGGTTTGTACTACTGGACCTTCACCCTCTTCCTTCATGTACCTCATCTCCAGTGAAGCCAGGGAAGTGCTCATCTCTCTCAGCACAGCCTGGATGTCTTCAGGATGTCTTTGGTCTTTGGTTGACTCAAATGTTCAATAACTTCAGGGTCAGACTGGTTGAAGTCGgcctgtagagagagagagagagagagagagagagagagagagcaggttaGCACCAACAATGACACATACTTCATTTTCATCTTCTTTATCAAAGACCATGTGGCTGCTTCTTGTGGTTTGTgtcctggctataatcgaggagtgtcaaattaatcattacgaaactgttttgatattttccagaATCACCCGTTGTATGTCCTTATGAACCGAACGTTTggtaaaatacagtaaaatgatGTGTTAAAGTTTCACCAAGGCAGCACAGAAGGAAACATAATCCTCCAAATACCTTTTTACAGCCTGTGTAACAGCTGTGGAGACATCAGAAAGAATCGAGACGCTTTATTGTGATAGAACAACGGGATTTGGTCCGAAAGCTCAGAAAAGGCAAAAGACAtgaatacaaaaaacacaataatactcaaaacaGCTACTTTGCAGTAATGACATGGTCAAGTCCAGCAcgatgttataaagtgcagcgtagtgcatacaagcatatagactttagcacagggtgtgaatgtgtgtcaat of the Parambassis ranga chromosome 8, fParRan2.1, whole genome shotgun sequence genome contains:
- the LOC114440121 gene encoding myosin phosphatase Rho-interacting protein-like, translated to MERAHRQALEELQRQHERHIKELEAEKDRLLLEESQDTAQVMEALKTKHKEELEREVEKVKRLSSGMLDSQTLQAQQQTDTRALQRELAGLSERYSQKCLELNRAEQSNAEREREISRMERDMEQLKKENQDLKARLTEEIVRMRSNVKDHGSEDDKDRTPCELQG